The Fructilactobacillus myrtifloralis genome segment GCCAAGCTGTTAAACGATGATTTGACCAAGTTAAAAAACCAATCCCAAAAGCTGAGTGATGAAGATGCAGCGATTTTACTGGCGTTTAATGCCATTTCAGAGCAACTGGATAAACAGTTGGAACTGGATCAATTACGGTCGCACCATGCTAGTGATGATTCAGAGCCAACCGAGTAAGTTGGGTAGGATGAGATCATGAACGAAAAAATTTTACAGACATTAGAATACCAACGAATTAAGGATCAGCTTGCCCCCCTGCTGGTGACGGAAGCGGGACAGGCAGAGTTACAGCAACTCCTTCCCAGTTCCGACCAGGCCACGGTGCAACGGTGGTTGGATGAAACTGACGATGGGGCCCAGTTATACCGGTTGAATCGCCCGCTACCACTGCCAAAGCTCAAATCCATTACACCGGCGGTAAAACGGCTCGGGGTCGGAGCGAGTTTGAACGGAAAGGAACTGGCCGGGATCAGTGCCGTGTTACGAGCCAGTGCCCGGGTACAACGGTTCTTTGCTGAGTTAGAAGCGGACCATGTTCCCCTGAATTTATTGGATCAAGAGGCAGAGACCTTTGCTAGTTTGCCAGACATTGCAACGCGGCTGCGGCAGTCGATTGATGAAAACGGGTTTTTAAAGGACGATGCATCCGCAACGCTGCGGTCCATTCGGCGGCGCATTTTACAACTCCAGGGAACCATTAAGGGGCGGATGGAAAGCTATCTGCACGGCAAAAAAGCCAAGGATTTGAGCGAAACGGTCATTACGATTCGGGATAATCGGTACGTACTTCCAGTGAAGGCCGAGGCTAAGCAAAAAGTGGGCGGGATTGTCCACGACCAGAGTGCGACGGGGCAGACGTTGTACGTTGAACCTGCCAGTGTGGTTGGTTTAAACAATGACTTACGAAGCGAGCAGAGTAACGAACGAGAAGAAAGTAAACGCATTCTGCGGGAACTATCGGATCTGTTGCGCCCCGAACGATCGGCGTTACAAGGGAATGCCCAGAAGTTAGGTCACTTTGATTTTATTAACGCGAAGGCCCGCTATGCCGCCCAGATGCAGGCCACTAAGCCCCGTCTTTCCGCTACCAACCAGGTGGAGTTAAAGCAGGCGCGGCACCCGTTAATTAATCAGGACCAGGTGGTTGGTAACGATTTGACCCTCGGGTTTACGTACCGCCAAATCATCATTACGGGTCCCAATACCGGGGGAAAAACGATCACAATGAAAACCCTGGGCTTGTTACAATTAATGGCGCAATCGGGGTTATTTGTAACTGCCAACGAAGGGAGCCAGGCAGGCTTGTTTGACGAAGTGTTTGCGGACATTGGTGATGAACAGTCGATCGAGCAAAACCTGAGTACCTTTTCGTCACACATGGATAACATCATTCAAATTTTAAACCAAACCACTAAGCAGAGTTTGGTGTTAATCGATGAACTGGGGGCGGGGACCGATCCGCATGAAGGAGCGGCCCTGGCGATTGCCATCCTGGATGCGATTGGTGCCAAGCAAAGCGAGGTGTTGGCCACGACCCACTACCCGGAACTAAAGGTATACGGGTATAACCGGCCAGAAACGACCAACGCTTCGATGGAATTTGATGAAACCACCTTGCAACCAACTTACCGGCTGTTAATGGGAATTCCCGGGCAGAGTAACGCGTTGAGCATTGCCGCGCGCCTCGG includes the following:
- a CDS encoding endonuclease MutS2: MNEKILQTLEYQRIKDQLAPLLVTEAGQAELQQLLPSSDQATVQRWLDETDDGAQLYRLNRPLPLPKLKSITPAVKRLGVGASLNGKELAGISAVLRASARVQRFFAELEADHVPLNLLDQEAETFASLPDIATRLRQSIDENGFLKDDASATLRSIRRRILQLQGTIKGRMESYLHGKKAKDLSETVITIRDNRYVLPVKAEAKQKVGGIVHDQSATGQTLYVEPASVVGLNNDLRSEQSNEREESKRILRELSDLLRPERSALQGNAQKLGHFDFINAKARYAAQMQATKPRLSATNQVELKQARHPLINQDQVVGNDLTLGFTYRQIIITGPNTGGKTITMKTLGLLQLMAQSGLFVTANEGSQAGLFDEVFADIGDEQSIEQNLSTFSSHMDNIIQILNQTTKQSLVLIDELGAGTDPHEGAALAIAILDAIGAKQSEVLATTHYPELKVYGYNRPETTNASMEFDETTLQPTYRLLMGIPGQSNALSIAARLGLPADIVAEARSLTSQDSQEINRMIKQLTQQTKLADERARTLDRELTEATDLHAELQTKFTQFTEQRDQMLNAAKRDANQLVARTKREANAVIADLHHKQKQGAAIKEHEIIADQGKLNALEQHPELKHNRVLKRQKARKQFHAGDDVLVKTYGQRGVLLKKVGNHDWEVELGILKMKVAESDLEKVQPEKPKSKPKASVRRTSSTGLSTTLDLRGVRYEDAMQRLDRYIDAALLAGYPSVTIIHGKGTGALRTGVTNYLKRNRQVASFGFSPANAGGDGSTVVKFK
- a CDS encoding cell division protein ZapA, coding for MNSKRRFKTRIGKKEYTLIGTASDEHMRAVAKLLNDDLTKLKNQSQKLSDEDAAILLAFNAISEQLDKQLELDQLRSHHASDDSEPTE